Proteins encoded together in one Verrucomicrobiia bacterium window:
- a CDS encoding porin — translation MRKLACLLPLLLTSGAASAQSNVTVYGLLDVAVSVTDAGGAALRQKEMTSGVGLGSRIGFRGTEDLGGGLKANFVLENGFNPDTGTIGQGGVLFGRQAWVGLASSSLSVSFGRQYSPMLLTLATTDPGSQGYWGNNQGTGNALYQSPGSGAGSGGHQATGRINNSILLTGTSGALSGRLMLGLGDENPAGSGRLVGASGNYASGPVLLSAAVTRFRQYASTIVAGAEPDWQTEY, via the coding sequence ATGCGAAAGCTTGCTTGCTTGCTCCCGCTATTGCTTACTTCCGGGGCAGCTTCAGCGCAATCCAATGTGACAGTGTATGGCCTGCTCGATGTCGCCGTCAGCGTGACAGACGCCGGCGGCGCCGCGCTCCGGCAAAAGGAAATGACTTCCGGGGTAGGGCTCGGGAGCAGAATCGGATTTCGGGGCACCGAAGATCTGGGCGGGGGCCTGAAGGCGAATTTCGTTCTTGAGAACGGATTCAACCCCGACACGGGAACGATCGGCCAGGGCGGCGTGCTGTTTGGCCGTCAGGCATGGGTGGGCCTGGCATCGTCCTCGCTCAGTGTTTCGTTCGGACGCCAGTACTCGCCCATGCTGCTGACCCTGGCAACCACGGATCCCGGCAGCCAGGGCTACTGGGGCAACAATCAGGGAACGGGCAACGCGCTGTATCAAAGTCCCGGTTCGGGCGCCGGATCAGGCGGACACCAGGCGACGGGGCGCATCAACAATTCGATTCTCCTTACCGGCACCTCCGGGGCGCTTTCCGGCCGCTTGATGCTGGGGCTGGGCGATGAAAACCCCGCCGGGTCGGGCCGTCTTGTCGGCGCCAGCGGCAACTACGCATCGGGCCCGGTCCTGCTGTCCGCCGCCGTTACCCGGTTCCGCCAGTACGCATCCACCATCGTCGCCGGCGCCGAGCCGGACTGGCAAACGGAATAC